From the genome of Eucalyptus grandis isolate ANBG69807.140 chromosome 2, ASM1654582v1, whole genome shotgun sequence, one region includes:
- the LOC104432911 gene encoding MLP-like protein 423, translated as MGGPLTLDAEVEVKSPADKFWVSMRDSTKLFPKIFPDQYKNIEVLEGDGKAPGSVRLFTYGEGSPLVKVSKEKIDGVDEADKVVTYSVIDGDLLKYYKNFNGSIKVIPKGDGSLVKWSCGFEKASDEIPDPHVIKDFAIQNFKELDEFILKA; from the exons ATGGGTGGCCCTTTAACTCTTGATGCAGAGGTTGAGGTTAAGTCTCCTGCAGACAAGTTTTGGGTGAGCATGAGAGACTCCACCAAACTGTTCCCAAAGATCTTCCCGGACCAGTACAAGAATATTGAAGTCCTTGAGGGAGATGGGAAGGCTCCTGGCTCAGTTCGCCTCTTCACGTATGGTGAAG GTTCTCCACTTGTTAAAGTATCAAAGGAGAAGATTGATGGTGTGGACGAAGCAGACAAGGTCGTGACCTACAGCGTTATAGACGGTGATCTCCTGAAGTACTACAAGAATTTCAATGGCAGCATCAAGGTAATTCCTAAAGGAGACGGAAGCTTGGTGAAATGGTCGTGTGGGTTTGAGAAGGCAAGCGATGAAATTCCTGATCCCCACGTAATCAAGGACTTCGCAATCCAGAATTTCAAAGAGCTTGATGAGTTCATCCTCAAGGCATAG